A region of Chitinophaga horti DNA encodes the following proteins:
- a CDS encoding mechanosensitive ion channel family protein, which translates to MNDFLNSQFLGNPILDYLIVIGVVLLVLIIRRILSTWVASISFSFIKGWTPSLQRSDFVNLLVRPLEYLLVFVAFMLTINRLHFPPQLNFPIYRKLSTITVDGKVVEHMTTLTIHNVLTTLLELTVSLCFIWIFLRLIDFVALVLQAKADLTEDKTDNQFVSFFKDFFKAIVVIIGALIVIRVLFGQTVVEKLIAGLGIGAAALALAAKESIENLIGSFIIFSDRPFRVGDFVKVDSYQGTVEKIGLRSTRLRTLEKTYVTVPNKKMVDSVLDNLSLRTQQRAVLRIEAAADTPADKLEKVIRNIQQYLEQHKNVEPDYVVNLNDFTKDSYVIQVIYLTYILDGARYNTLREDINLAIMRFMEEQDVKIAAKVEAPTDRQ; encoded by the coding sequence ATGAACGACTTTTTAAACAGCCAATTTTTAGGAAACCCTATCCTCGACTACCTGATCGTTATTGGTGTGGTGTTGCTGGTACTCATTATCCGGCGCATACTTTCTACGTGGGTAGCGTCTATCTCATTCAGTTTTATTAAAGGGTGGACGCCCTCCCTGCAGCGCAGCGACTTTGTAAACCTGCTGGTAAGGCCGCTGGAATATTTGCTGGTATTCGTGGCCTTCATGCTCACGATCAATCGCCTGCACTTTCCACCACAACTCAACTTCCCGATTTATCGCAAACTCAGTACGATAACGGTCGATGGCAAGGTGGTGGAGCATATGACCACGCTCACTATCCACAATGTTCTTACTACGCTGCTCGAGCTTACAGTAAGCCTTTGTTTTATCTGGATATTCCTGCGCCTCATCGACTTTGTTGCGCTGGTATTGCAGGCTAAAGCGGATTTAACAGAGGATAAAACAGACAACCAGTTCGTCAGCTTCTTCAAAGACTTTTTCAAAGCCATCGTGGTCATCATCGGTGCGCTGATCGTCATACGGGTGTTGTTCGGACAAACAGTGGTAGAAAAGCTGATCGCAGGCCTTGGTATTGGTGCGGCGGCCCTCGCACTCGCCGCTAAAGAAAGCATCGAAAACCTCATCGGCTCTTTCATCATCTTCTCTGACCGCCCGTTCCGCGTAGGCGATTTTGTGAAGGTGGACAGCTACCAGGGTACGGTGGAAAAGATAGGCTTGCGTAGTACCAGGCTTCGTACGCTGGAAAAAACATACGTGACGGTGCCGAATAAAAAGATGGTAGACAGTGTGCTCGATAATCTGTCGCTCCGTACGCAGCAGCGTGCCGTATTACGTATCGAAGCCGCTGCCGATACGCCGGCTGATAAACTGGAAAAGGTGATCCGCAACATTCAGCAGTACCTGGAGCAACATAAAAACGTGGAGCCAGACTACGTGGTGAACCTGAACGACTTTACCAAAGACTCTTACGTAATACAAGTGATTTATCTCACCTATATTCTCGACGGCGCCCGTTATAACACGCTGCGGGAAGATATTAACCTGGCCATTATGCGCTTTATGGAGGAGCAGGATGTGAAGATCGCTGCTAAAGTAGAAGCGCCTACGGACAGGCAATAG
- a CDS encoding MerR family transcriptional regulator, translating into MMQQLDLFGSSEPQPVKEKAVPQVKDQEVEQKEDEHIIQQPAALTPPATVSVSITVQKPPMPQEQPAVNAAKPKKRGRKSLKDSADDPQIIQEIDKLKLDKLYYPISEVANMFRVNTSLIRYWENEFDILQPKKNRKGDRLFRPEDIQNLKLIYHLLRERKYTIEGAKQKLREDRKVAARNFEMVQSLLKVKGFLSELKDQL; encoded by the coding sequence ATGATGCAGCAACTAGACCTTTTTGGATCCTCTGAACCGCAGCCGGTGAAGGAAAAGGCAGTGCCGCAAGTGAAAGATCAGGAGGTGGAGCAAAAAGAGGACGAACATATCATTCAGCAACCGGCAGCATTAACGCCACCGGCAACCGTATCGGTAAGTATCACGGTGCAAAAGCCGCCCATGCCGCAGGAGCAGCCTGCCGTTAACGCAGCTAAGCCTAAAAAGCGGGGACGCAAGTCACTGAAAGATAGTGCCGACGATCCGCAGATCATCCAGGAAATAGATAAGCTTAAACTCGATAAACTCTATTACCCGATCAGCGAAGTAGCGAACATGTTCCGCGTAAATACCTCCCTTATCCGCTACTGGGAAAATGAGTTCGATATTCTTCAACCCAAGAAAAACCGTAAAGGCGACCGCCTCTTCCGGCCGGAGGATATTCAAAACCTGAAGCTCATCTACCATTTACTCAGAGAACGTAAATACACCATAGAAGGTGCCAAGCAAAAACTGCGGGAAGACCGGAAAGTAGCCGCCCGTAATTTTGAAATGGTACAATCACTTTTAAAAGTCAAAGGATTTTTATCAGAACTTAAAGACCAATTATAA
- a CDS encoding M23 family metallopeptidase, which yields MKKVKYFYNTQTLKYEKLVVSVRVKILRILGFLSAAIVTGILFLSVAYRFLDSPKEKNLRREIDQMKEQYDLLKDRLGEVKGQLSELQHRDNEIYRVIFEATPIADSVRAGDIVKKNEEKLQTLTNSEVIEATSNTLAEITNRIKIQEKSYLQIDDLIKNKQKMLASIPAIQPVANKDLDRIASGFGYRVDPIYKTVKFHSGLDFAAPSGTPIYATGDGTVEDASMSEVGYGNHVILNHGYGYKTLYGHMVRIKVKRGQAVKRGDVVGWVGSTGKSTGPHCHYEVIKNNGKVDPVFFFFNDLTAEQFDRMLKVARSSNQSLD from the coding sequence ATGAAGAAGGTCAAATATTTCTACAACACACAAACGCTCAAATATGAAAAGCTCGTCGTATCCGTACGCGTAAAAATCCTGCGTATACTGGGCTTTCTTTCGGCCGCCATCGTAACCGGCATCCTTTTCCTTTCGGTAGCATACCGCTTCCTGGATTCTCCGAAGGAAAAAAACCTGCGCCGTGAAATAGACCAGATGAAGGAACAGTACGACCTGCTGAAAGACCGCCTGGGCGAAGTGAAAGGCCAACTTTCCGAACTGCAGCACCGCGACAATGAAATTTACCGGGTGATATTTGAAGCGACACCGATTGCAGACAGCGTGCGTGCCGGTGATATAGTGAAGAAGAACGAGGAAAAGCTGCAAACACTCACCAACAGCGAGGTGATCGAAGCGACCTCCAACACACTGGCCGAAATTACCAACCGGATCAAAATACAGGAGAAATCATATTTACAGATAGACGATCTTATCAAGAACAAGCAAAAAATGCTGGCTTCTATCCCGGCCATTCAGCCAGTAGCCAATAAAGACCTGGACCGTATTGCTTCCGGTTTCGGTTACCGGGTAGACCCGATCTACAAAACCGTAAAGTTCCATAGCGGTCTCGATTTCGCAGCGCCCTCCGGCACGCCTATTTATGCTACCGGCGACGGCACCGTGGAAGATGCGAGCATGAGCGAGGTAGGGTATGGCAACCACGTGATACTGAACCACGGCTACGGTTACAAAACCTTGTATGGACACATGGTGCGCATCAAGGTAAAACGTGGACAGGCCGTTAAACGTGGCGATGTGGTAGGATGGGTGGGCAGCACCGGTAAATCTACTGGTCCGCACTGCCACTACGAGGTAATTAAAAACAACGGAAAAGTAGATCCTGTCTTCTTCTTCTTCAACGATCTTACCGCCGAGCAATTCGACAGAATGCTGAAGGTAGCGCGCTCCAGCAACCAGTCACTGGATTAA
- the alaS gene encoding alanine--tRNA ligase, with protein sequence MTAAQIRQQFLDFFASKGHTIVPSAPIVLKNDPTLKFTNAGMNQFKDYFLGNQAAPWKRAADTQKCLRVSGKHNDLEEVGIDTYHHTMFEMLGNWSFGDYFKKEAIAWSWELLSEVYKIPKDRLYVTVFEGDSKENLEKDTEAYEFWKQFVAEDRILMGNKKDNFWEMGDTGPCGPCSEIHVDCRPDAERALVDGATLVNADHPQVIEIWNNVFMQFNRLKDKSLQPLPAQHVDTGMGFERLVRVLQQKTSNYDTDVFQPTIRVTETFCGKKYGETEKTDIAFRVIADHIRAICFAIADGQLPSNTDAGYVIRRILRRAVRYYYSFLDVKKPLLHELVPQLAGQFAHVFPELSQQVDFVKKVVFEEENSFLRTLEGGIRRVEDVIGAAKQKNIDGATAFELYDTYGFPYDLTALIASENGFAVDEEGFKAELQKQKDRSRAATALDMGDWTMLDEQPSGKFIGYTTLEADAKVLKYRKVKAKGKEQYQLVLDQTPFYAESGGQVGDTGVLDFAGETIIVTDTKKENDLIVHFTDTLPANVAAPVKATVNKEVRINTEKNHSATHLLHAALRLVLGNHVAQKGSLVNGENLRFDFSHFAKVTDEELAKIEAIVNEKIRENIPVVIKELPKEEALKLGAMALFGEKYGDVVRVVVMDPAYSVELCGGTHVGSTGELGIFKFVAESAVAAGVRRVEAVTGAKAEAYINEQFEILKAVKTQLKNPKDLAKVIENLVNDKAALEKQLAALELKQVQQMAATLPAKAVAVNGINFLGLQIEASSADTLRQLALALKPLMENFVVVLAAEVAGKAQVVVSIADNLVTEKGLDATKIIKEKIAGLIKGGGGGQKALASAGGQETAQLQQAIDAVKDSL encoded by the coding sequence ATGACAGCAGCCCAGATCAGACAACAATTCCTGGATTTCTTCGCTTCCAAAGGCCACACCATCGTGCCTTCGGCCCCGATCGTATTGAAAAACGACCCTACCCTCAAGTTTACTAACGCGGGTATGAACCAGTTTAAGGACTATTTCCTGGGCAACCAGGCGGCGCCCTGGAAACGCGCGGCCGACACACAAAAGTGCCTCCGCGTAAGCGGCAAGCATAACGACCTCGAGGAAGTAGGTATCGACACCTATCACCACACGATGTTCGAAATGCTGGGTAACTGGAGCTTTGGCGACTATTTTAAGAAAGAAGCCATTGCCTGGAGCTGGGAACTGCTGAGCGAGGTGTATAAAATCCCGAAAGACAGGTTGTATGTGACTGTTTTTGAGGGAGATAGCAAAGAAAACCTGGAGAAGGACACCGAGGCTTACGAGTTCTGGAAACAGTTCGTGGCCGAAGACCGTATCCTCATGGGTAATAAAAAAGATAACTTCTGGGAGATGGGCGACACTGGTCCCTGTGGCCCCTGTAGCGAAATACATGTGGACTGTCGGCCAGATGCGGAACGCGCCCTGGTAGACGGCGCTACCCTGGTGAACGCCGACCACCCTCAGGTGATCGAGATATGGAACAACGTATTCATGCAGTTTAACCGCCTGAAAGACAAGAGCCTGCAACCCCTGCCTGCCCAACACGTGGACACTGGTATGGGCTTCGAGCGACTGGTGCGCGTGCTGCAACAGAAAACGTCCAACTACGACACCGACGTGTTTCAGCCAACCATTCGCGTAACTGAAACGTTCTGCGGTAAAAAGTATGGCGAAACCGAAAAGACCGACATCGCCTTCCGCGTAATTGCCGACCATATTCGTGCGATCTGCTTCGCGATTGCCGACGGACAGCTGCCGTCTAACACCGACGCCGGTTACGTGATCCGCCGCATCCTGCGCAGGGCGGTGCGTTACTACTATTCCTTCCTGGATGTGAAAAAGCCCCTGCTGCACGAACTCGTGCCACAACTGGCCGGGCAATTCGCCCACGTATTCCCGGAGCTGAGCCAGCAGGTTGATTTTGTGAAGAAAGTGGTGTTTGAGGAAGAAAACAGCTTCCTCCGTACCCTGGAAGGGGGTATCCGTCGCGTAGAAGACGTGATTGGCGCCGCTAAACAGAAGAACATCGATGGCGCTACCGCCTTTGAATTATATGATACCTACGGCTTCCCTTACGATCTCACCGCGCTTATCGCTTCTGAGAACGGCTTCGCGGTAGACGAAGAAGGTTTTAAGGCCGAGCTGCAGAAGCAGAAGGACCGTTCCCGTGCGGCCACCGCGCTGGACATGGGCGATTGGACGATGCTGGACGAGCAGCCTTCCGGTAAGTTCATCGGCTACACTACCCTGGAAGCCGACGCCAAAGTGCTGAAATACCGCAAGGTAAAGGCAAAAGGTAAGGAGCAATACCAACTGGTACTCGACCAAACCCCTTTCTATGCCGAAAGCGGCGGGCAGGTAGGGGATACTGGCGTGCTCGACTTTGCCGGTGAAACCATTATCGTTACCGATACAAAGAAAGAAAACGACCTGATCGTACATTTTACCGATACGCTGCCTGCCAACGTGGCCGCGCCGGTAAAAGCGACCGTTAATAAAGAGGTACGCATCAATACCGAAAAGAACCACTCCGCTACCCACTTGCTGCATGCTGCGCTGCGCCTGGTGTTGGGTAACCACGTAGCCCAGAAAGGCTCCCTGGTAAACGGTGAAAACCTGCGTTTCGACTTCTCCCACTTCGCTAAAGTAACCGACGAGGAACTGGCAAAGATCGAAGCGATCGTAAATGAGAAGATAAGGGAAAACATTCCCGTAGTGATCAAAGAACTGCCCAAGGAAGAAGCCCTGAAATTGGGCGCTATGGCCCTGTTTGGTGAAAAGTACGGCGATGTGGTGCGTGTTGTGGTAATGGATCCTGCCTATTCGGTAGAACTGTGTGGCGGTACCCACGTAGGCTCCACTGGTGAACTCGGTATCTTTAAATTCGTAGCTGAAAGTGCGGTGGCTGCTGGTGTACGCCGTGTAGAAGCGGTAACCGGTGCGAAAGCAGAAGCTTATATCAACGAGCAATTCGAGATATTGAAGGCGGTGAAAACGCAGCTGAAGAATCCTAAAGACCTGGCAAAAGTAATCGAGAACCTCGTGAACGACAAAGCCGCCCTGGAAAAACAGCTGGCTGCCCTCGAACTGAAACAGGTGCAACAGATGGCTGCTACCCTGCCGGCGAAGGCGGTAGCAGTAAACGGCATCAACTTCCTCGGTCTGCAGATAGAAGCCAGCAGTGCGGATACCCTCCGTCAGCTTGCCCTCGCGCTGAAGCCCCTGATGGAAAACTTCGTCGTGGTACTGGCGGCCGAAGTGGCCGGTAAAGCCCAGGTAGTGGTAAGCATCGCGGACAATTTGGTAACTGAAAAAGGTCTGGACGCCACTAAAATCATTAAAGAGAAGATCGCCGGCCTCATCAAAGGGGGCGGCGGTGGACAGAAGGCTCTCGCTTCGGCAGGTGGCCAGGAAACTGCACAGCTTCAACAAGCGATTGACGCAGTTAAAGATTCCTTGTAA